The Hydrogenobacter thermophilus TK-6 genome window below encodes:
- a CDS encoding NAD(P)/FAD-dependent oxidoreductase, whose translation MSKHIVILGGGMGGIATAYDLRKLDKSLKITVVSGRPYFGFTPAYPHLALGWRKFDDITMPLAPLLSKHGIDFINENGESIDPDANKVKTTGGKEISYDYLVIATGPKLVFGAEGQEQHSTSVCTAEHAMELNRKLEEFYKDPGHVVVGAIPGVSCFGPAYEFAFMLHHELKKRGIRHKVPITYITSEPYVGHMGLGGVGPSRRLMEDTMAERSIKYIANVKITKVEPDKVIYEDLEGKTYEVPCKLSMIMPRFMGPDVVASAGDKVANPANKMVIVNRCFQNPTYKNIFGVGVVTAIPPVEQTPIPTGAPKTGMMIEQMALAVAHNIVNDIRNSTDRYAPELSAICVADMGGDAMGFFASPVLPPRSVVKYKKAVWMHWFKSAFEKYFMWKVKTGDVAPFFEEGMLKLMFSVHPIHLCKDCAGSPGSPC comes from the coding sequence ATGAGCAAGCACATAGTTATACTTGGTGGTGGAATGGGTGGAATAGCCACCGCTTATGATCTGAGGAAGCTGGACAAAAGTCTTAAGATCACAGTGGTGTCAGGAAGACCCTATTTTGGTTTTACGCCTGCGTATCCTCACTTAGCCCTTGGTTGGAGAAAATTTGATGACATTACTATGCCATTGGCTCCCTTACTTTCCAAGCACGGCATAGACTTTATTAACGAGAACGGGGAGAGCATAGACCCTGATGCTAACAAGGTAAAAACTACAGGCGGCAAGGAGATCTCTTACGATTACTTGGTTATAGCTACTGGTCCCAAGCTGGTCTTTGGCGCGGAAGGCCAAGAACAGCACTCCACATCCGTATGTACTGCAGAGCATGCTATGGAACTAAACAGAAAACTTGAGGAGTTTTATAAAGACCCTGGACATGTGGTGGTGGGTGCCATACCCGGCGTGAGTTGCTTTGGTCCTGCTTACGAGTTTGCCTTTATGCTTCATCACGAGCTTAAAAAGAGGGGTATAAGACACAAAGTGCCTATAACTTATATAACCTCAGAACCTTATGTGGGACACATGGGGCTTGGTGGGGTTGGACCCTCCCGAAGGCTTATGGAAGACACCATGGCAGAGAGAAGTATAAAATACATAGCCAATGTGAAGATAACTAAGGTGGAGCCTGATAAAGTTATTTACGAAGACTTAGAAGGAAAGACCTATGAGGTTCCGTGCAAGCTTTCCATGATTATGCCAAGATTCATGGGTCCAGATGTGGTGGCTTCCGCGGGAGATAAGGTGGCAAATCCTGCCAACAAGATGGTTATAGTAAACAGGTGTTTTCAGAATCCTACATACAAAAACATATTTGGCGTAGGTGTAGTAACTGCTATACCTCCTGTTGAACAAACACCTATACCTACAGGCGCACCCAAGACGGGCATGATGATTGAGCAGATGGCTTTGGCTGTTGCTCACAACATAGTAAACGACATAAGAAACTCCACAGACAGGTATGCACCTGAGCTTTCTGCCATATGCGTGGCGGATATGGGAGGGGATGCTATGGGATTCTTTGCTTCTCCAGTCCTTCCACCCAGGTCTGTGGTCAAATACAAGAAGGCTGTCTGGATGCACTGGTTTAAGTCCGCCTTTGAAAAGTACTTCATGTGGAAGGTAAAGACAGGTGATGTGGCTCCTTTCTTTGAGGAAGGCATGCTAAAGCTTATGTTTAGTGTCCATCCCATACATCTGTGCAAGGATTGTGCGGGTTCTCCAGGATCTCCCTGTTAA
- a CDS encoding endonuclease MutS2: protein MRERDLERLEFFKVLEKLKEFVSSKATERFIDSLRPIKDPDDLRRQINITADFMKMAEDVPIYPFDDVEELIKKSSIKDALLSVEEILSILKVIKLLREIRKVIGSQVSVYPHLQTLVKHLHLFSNLESVIESSVDVRGFVKDSASEDLSQIRQKIRSVEKEIVKRLESLLSRPDAVNLFSDKFVAFKNNRYVLPVKSSEAKKIIGIVHGTSSSGFTTYIEPHHVVELNNRLITLRDEEEQEVKRVLKKITAYIGEESDRLHDAFLTLLRVDFLKAVAKFSKLIGGNLINIGDAIKLKEARHPLLIFLKDEVIPVNIDLSERKGLVLTGPNTGGKTIALKTLGLCCLMFQCALPVPAGEGSQLPVFESIFTDIGDEQSLQQNLSTFSAHVSNIVEFLPLVNEKSLVLLDELGAGTDPIEGSALGIGLLEYLSQKGAYVFATTHHTPIKLYAINSDYYTPASVAFDRQSLQPKYAILYNTVGESMAFEVAERYGMPKEVLELSRKHLPKGMQEYKTARENLENYIREYTEKLKEVEQLKLELEKTRKEQEKLLYELEREKQQSWEKVLKDALDYLEKLKREGEEMLKSAKERQRLREFVREKRKDIEKKLSVEEVRVGDWVELMGSKGRVVEIKGDRAGVIFGGVRAWVSLKDLKKTDPPTRSEEVVSFEIRKGLPSEINLTGLSVDEALRKLELFLEEAHKLGAKNVKVIHGHGTLKKTVEEFLSNSDLVVFHREAYPKEGGTGASIVYLRKD, encoded by the coding sequence ATGAGAGAAAGAGATTTGGAGAGGTTAGAGTTCTTTAAGGTGCTGGAAAAATTAAAAGAGTTTGTGAGTTCAAAGGCAACCGAGAGGTTCATAGATAGTTTAAGACCTATAAAAGACCCAGATGACCTGAGAAGGCAAATAAACATCACAGCAGACTTTATGAAGATGGCTGAAGATGTACCCATCTACCCCTTTGACGATGTGGAAGAGCTAATAAAAAAGTCTTCTATAAAGGACGCTCTACTGAGTGTGGAGGAGATACTATCCATCCTGAAGGTTATCAAGCTCCTGAGGGAGATAAGAAAAGTAATAGGAAGCCAGGTAAGCGTATATCCCCACCTGCAGACTCTTGTGAAACACCTTCATCTCTTTTCAAACCTTGAAAGCGTAATAGAGTCATCTGTAGATGTGAGAGGCTTTGTAAAGGATTCTGCCAGTGAGGACCTCAGCCAGATAAGACAAAAAATCAGGAGCGTGGAGAAGGAGATCGTGAAGAGGTTAGAAAGCCTTCTTTCAAGACCTGATGCGGTAAATCTTTTTTCGGATAAGTTTGTAGCCTTCAAAAACAACAGATATGTGCTTCCTGTCAAAAGTTCCGAAGCTAAAAAGATCATAGGTATAGTTCATGGCACTTCCTCCTCTGGCTTTACTACTTACATAGAACCCCACCATGTGGTGGAACTTAACAACCGCCTTATAACTTTGAGGGACGAGGAGGAACAGGAGGTAAAGAGAGTCCTGAAAAAAATAACCGCCTATATAGGTGAGGAATCTGATAGATTGCACGATGCCTTTTTGACGCTTTTAAGGGTGGACTTCCTTAAGGCTGTGGCTAAGTTTTCCAAGCTCATAGGTGGTAATCTCATAAATATTGGTGATGCTATAAAACTCAAAGAAGCAAGACATCCTCTGCTCATCTTTCTAAAAGATGAGGTAATTCCCGTAAATATAGACCTCTCAGAGAGAAAGGGCTTGGTTTTGACAGGTCCCAACACGGGAGGTAAGACGATAGCACTAAAAACCCTTGGGCTTTGCTGTCTTATGTTTCAGTGCGCCCTGCCTGTACCTGCAGGAGAAGGCAGTCAATTACCTGTCTTTGAAAGCATATTCACCGATATAGGTGATGAGCAAAGCCTTCAGCAGAATCTTTCAACCTTCTCAGCCCATGTGTCCAACATAGTGGAGTTTTTACCGCTGGTAAACGAGAAGTCTCTTGTTTTGCTGGATGAGTTGGGTGCTGGCACGGACCCTATAGAGGGTTCCGCCTTAGGAATAGGACTTTTGGAGTATCTTAGCCAGAAGGGTGCTTATGTGTTTGCAACCACTCATCACACACCCATAAAGCTTTACGCCATAAACTCTGACTATTATACACCTGCAAGCGTAGCCTTTGACAGGCAGAGCCTGCAGCCCAAGTATGCAATACTTTACAACACGGTAGGAGAGAGCATGGCTTTTGAGGTGGCGGAGCGGTACGGAATGCCTAAGGAAGTTTTAGAGCTATCTCGGAAGCATCTTCCCAAAGGGATGCAAGAGTACAAAACTGCGAGAGAGAACTTGGAAAATTACATTAGAGAATACACCGAGAAGCTAAAGGAGGTAGAGCAGTTAAAGTTAGAGCTTGAGAAGACAAGGAAGGAGCAGGAGAAACTCCTTTATGAGCTTGAAAGAGAGAAACAGCAAAGCTGGGAAAAGGTGCTAAAGGATGCGCTTGATTACTTGGAAAAACTCAAAAGGGAGGGAGAAGAGATGCTCAAAAGTGCCAAAGAGAGGCAAAGACTCAGAGAGTTTGTAAGAGAAAAGAGAAAGGACATAGAGAAGAAACTCTCTGTAGAAGAGGTAAGAGTTGGCGATTGGGTGGAGCTTATGGGTTCAAAAGGTAGAGTGGTTGAAATAAAAGGTGACAGAGCTGGCGTTATCTTTGGTGGTGTGAGAGCTTGGGTGAGTCTGAAGGACCTAAAAAAAACAGACCCGCCCACAAGGAGTGAGGAAGTGGTAAGTTTTGAGATAAGAAAAGGTTTGCCCTCTGAGATAAATCTTACAGGACTTTCCGTAGATGAGGCGCTCCGCAAGCTGGAGCTTTTTCTGGAGGAGGCTCACAAGCTGGGTGCAAAGAATGTAAAGGTAATTCACGGTCATGGAACTCTGAAAAAGACTGTGGAGGAATTTTTGTCCAATTCTGACCTGGTGGTTTTCCACAGGGAGGCTTATCCAAAGGAAGGAGGCACAGGTGCCTCCATAGTGTATTTACGAAAGGATTAA
- a CDS encoding transposase, with product MQKKYFDEWEMASDVELLKKNNKWFLKLTFKKRVELKEKQPKGIDIGYRKLLTLSDGQVFGREVKEIIEKRILPKKQGSKRFKRALHFLKTEINRILKRAIDGTFSPVLENLRNLKRGKRGKWSRLVNRRFNYWTYSYVLKRIRELCEVAGVQWRIVPAFNTSRSCPQCGYVDSANRDGEWFHCIRCGYENDADVVGAVNILQRFGREPIVPYPAKLPFMENKCL from the coding sequence ATGCAAAAAAAATACTTTGATGAATGGGAAATGGCTTCGGATGTGGAGTTGTTAAAGAAAAACAATAAGTGGTTCTTAAAGCTGACTTTCAAAAAGAGAGTTGAATTGAAGGAAAAACAACCAAAAGGAATTGATATTGGATACAGAAAGCTTTTAACTTTATCTGATGGGCAGGTTTTTGGAAGAGAAGTGAAAGAAATCATTGAAAAGAGGATTTTACCCAAAAAACAAGGAAGTAAAAGGTTTAAGAGAGCTTTGCATTTTCTGAAGACTGAAATAAACAGAATTTTGAAACGAGCGATAGATGGGACTTTTAGTCCTGTTTTAGAGAACCTGAGAAATCTCAAGAGAGGAAAAAGGGGGAAATGGAGCAGGTTGGTTAACAGGAGGTTTAACTATTGGACTTATTCTTATGTTTTAAAGCGAATAAGGGAGCTGTGCGAGGTAGCTGGAGTCCAGTGGCGCATAGTTCCTGCTTTTAACACCAGCAGGAGCTGTCCCCAGTGTGGTTATGTGGACAGTGCAAACCGTGATGGGGAATGGTTTCACTGCATCAGATGTGGATATGAGAATGATGCTGATGTAGTTGGGGCGGTGAACATTCTCCAACGGTTTGGTAGGGAGCCTATAGTCCCCTACCCTGCAAAACTCCCTTTTATGGAGAATAAATGTCTATAA
- a CDS encoding DUF3108 domain-containing protein has protein sequence MAGRLKKALLLLTFLPLFSFANHLTACYKAYFLFLPVAETCITYKDEGKNLKVSSVVRTINVGRLVKRVYNRGQATIDKDPLSPVRFEYYQEEGEFKRYQEYRFKDGKIYVKEVKYKKLTNEIERNEEKVYKYSGYVEPYTASLLLYRDSAIKSYGTVLMFYDEKDYVLPYSVIKEEYADTEVGGFNTRVIEVSPNIETKGLLKPKGRWYLWLDEETYLPVKMRLSFVIGGVEAVLTKLEGDRYLLRKLIKG, from the coding sequence TTGGCTGGAAGACTTAAAAAGGCTCTACTCCTTCTGACCTTTTTGCCCCTTTTCTCCTTTGCAAACCACCTTACCGCGTGTTATAAAGCTTACTTTCTGTTTTTGCCCGTTGCAGAAACCTGTATAACATACAAAGATGAGGGGAAAAACCTTAAAGTGTCAAGTGTTGTAAGGACCATAAATGTGGGAAGGCTAGTAAAAAGAGTGTACAACAGAGGACAGGCAACTATAGATAAAGATCCTTTAAGTCCTGTCAGGTTTGAGTACTATCAGGAAGAGGGAGAGTTCAAAAGATATCAGGAGTATAGATTTAAGGATGGGAAGATATATGTAAAGGAGGTAAAGTACAAAAAGCTCACCAATGAGATTGAACGAAACGAAGAGAAAGTTTATAAGTACTCGGGCTATGTGGAACCATACACAGCAAGCCTATTGCTTTACAGAGATTCTGCTATAAAAAGCTACGGGACAGTGCTTATGTTTTACGATGAGAAGGATTATGTACTACCATATTCGGTAATAAAGGAGGAGTATGCGGATACGGAGGTAGGTGGCTTTAACACAAGGGTGATTGAGGTTTCTCCCAACATAGAAACTAAGGGACTTTTAAAGCCCAAAGGTAGGTGGTATCTGTGGCTGGATGAGGAGACCTACCTGCCTGTTAAGATGAGGCTGAGTTTTGTCATCGGCGGGGTGGAGGCGGTTTTAACCAAGCTGGAGGGGGACAGATACTTACTCAGGAAGCTCATCAAAGGCTGA
- a CDS encoding tetratricopeptide repeat protein, whose translation MDRLEYFLSLLEKSPNNPMVHYSLALEYFNKKNYENSAKHMEEYLQLKEDEGAGYKVLAKCYEEMGQYEKAMKALEEGIEKAIKHNHPSMAEEMRSWLEDLKRLYSF comes from the coding sequence ATGGACAGGCTTGAATACTTTCTTAGCCTTCTTGAAAAAAGTCCCAACAATCCAATGGTGCACTACTCCTTAGCCCTTGAGTATTTCAACAAGAAAAACTACGAAAATTCCGCCAAGCACATGGAAGAATACTTACAGCTTAAAGAGGACGAGGGTGCAGGCTACAAAGTGCTTGCCAAGTGCTATGAAGAGATGGGACAGTATGAGAAAGCTATGAAAGCTCTGGAGGAAGGCATAGAAAAAGCTATAAAGCACAATCACCCTTCTATGGCTGAGGAGATGAGGTCTTGGCTGGAAGACTTAAAAAGGCTCTACTCCTTCTGA
- the pdo gene encoding protein disulfide oxidoreductase, translating to MLLSLEVRSQLRDILSKELENKVKLKLFSQAIGCETCQVAEELLKEVSQIEPEKIELEVYSPLIERDVAQAYAIERVPTIVIEGEKDYGIRYIGLPAGLEFSTLVQGIVQVSKRAPRLSEKTVEMLKSIDKPLEIMVFVTTSCGYCPSAAITAMNFAIASDYIKALVVDASENPDLAERFQVVGVPKIVINRGLVEFVGAQPENAFLGYIISAYEKLRREENNGQA from the coding sequence ATGCTTCTCAGCCTTGAGGTAAGATCACAGCTAAGAGATATTCTCTCCAAAGAGCTTGAAAACAAAGTAAAGCTAAAACTCTTCTCTCAGGCTATAGGATGTGAAACATGCCAGGTAGCTGAAGAGCTACTAAAGGAAGTTTCACAGATAGAACCCGAAAAGATAGAGCTTGAGGTTTATTCACCGCTTATAGAAAGAGATGTGGCGCAGGCTTACGCTATTGAAAGGGTGCCTACCATAGTTATAGAGGGTGAAAAGGACTACGGCATCAGATACATAGGACTGCCTGCGGGTCTTGAGTTTAGTACGTTGGTGCAGGGTATAGTGCAGGTGTCCAAGAGAGCACCCAGACTTTCAGAAAAGACCGTTGAGATGTTAAAGAGCATAGATAAGCCTTTGGAAATTATGGTATTTGTTACAACCTCGTGTGGATACTGTCCATCTGCGGCAATAACCGCCATGAACTTTGCCATTGCCAGCGACTACATTAAGGCTCTGGTGGTGGATGCCAGCGAAAACCCTGACCTTGCGGAGAGGTTTCAGGTGGTGGGTGTGCCTAAGATAGTGATAAACAGAGGGCTTGTGGAGTTTGTGGGTGCGCAGCCAGAAAACGCTTTCCTGGGATACATAATATCCGCCTACGAGAAGCTAAGGAGGGAAGAAAACAATGGACAGGCTTGA
- a CDS encoding class I SAM-dependent methyltransferase, whose translation MNQLEVFKSQEADRWFERNRESLKPKDDVIVWLLDTYGLLNEKSSVLEVGASNGYRLARLHEKYACRCVAVEPSQKAVEDGKKSFPFLEFYPTTAEEMDFSEEFDLIIVNSVFHWIDRKNLFKVVANIDKALKEGGALVIGDFQLPVLLKNPYHHVQEEVYTYKQPYKEMFLSSGLYLELASFCYNHDTKEFKEINLANLFCVSLLRKQELYLRQDKVL comes from the coding sequence ATGAACCAGTTGGAGGTTTTCAAAAGTCAAGAGGCGGACAGGTGGTTTGAGAGAAACAGAGAAAGCTTAAAACCCAAAGACGATGTTATAGTATGGCTTTTGGATACATACGGGCTTTTAAACGAAAAGAGTAGTGTGCTTGAAGTGGGTGCTTCCAACGGCTACAGACTTGCAAGACTGCATGAAAAGTATGCCTGCAGATGTGTAGCAGTAGAACCTTCCCAAAAAGCTGTTGAAGATGGAAAAAAGAGCTTTCCTTTTTTGGAGTTTTACCCAACTACCGCTGAGGAGATGGATTTCTCAGAAGAGTTTGACCTCATTATAGTAAATAGTGTATTTCATTGGATAGACAGGAAGAATCTTTTTAAGGTTGTGGCAAACATAGATAAGGCTTTAAAGGAGGGTGGCGCATTGGTAATTGGTGACTTTCAGCTACCTGTGCTTTTGAAAAATCCTTACCATCATGTGCAGGAAGAGGTGTATACTTACAAACAGCCTTACAAAGAGATGTTTTTAAGCTCAGGACTTTACCTTGAACTTGCAAGTTTTTGTTATAACCATGATACTAAGGAGTTTAAGGAAATAAATCTGGCAAACCTCTTTTGCGTAAGCCTTTTAAGGAAACAGGAGCTTTATCTGAGACAGGATAAGGTATTATGA
- a CDS encoding aminotransferase class III-fold pyridoxal phosphate-dependent enzyme, which translates to MKVGLVVQARNGSTRFPKKMVSNLNGKKLLEWVLLRAGRAKAQEKVVATSNLSQDDIIEETAKALGWKVLRGDPFDVLSRYARAVRDFGLDYVIRITGDCPLVDPKLVDFALEKTLQEDSDYTMLAGIIDGFDVEVIRGEWILKADLSARLPSEREHVSPYIRKSRKAKKLFLNCHQEDLSQIHLSVDYPEDLMIIERLLRELGREDFTYEDVVKLIKEKPHLLERDKKIVPNEGYLRSIQEDREFVKGLKGKSLRLEESLKHFEKTKKLIPNCSQTFSKSYLQFSVGASPLFVEEAKGVYLKDLDGNTYIDYTMGLGACILGYSFEPVVSQVKKQLEKGIVYTLPHRLEAQLAELLTHIIPCAQMVRFGKNGSDVTSAAVRVARAYTGRDMIACCGYHGWQDWYIGTTTKSMGVPEAVKKLTLTFEYNNPQSLERLFEEYPHQIACVIMEPVGIEEPKDNFLQKVREITHKHGALLIFDEVVTGFRFSLGGAQDYFGVVPDLACFGKAMGNGMPISALVGREDIMKLFEDVFFSFTFGGETASIASSIAVINYMRENEVIAYLWEKGQKVREGILKLVEEKELEDVVKVKGYPVRFVVDFAGEDGLKLKTLFQQECAKRGVLFSGSHNISYSHRDEHIEETLRVYDQVLDILKYALEYDMVDELLEGEVIKPVFRKP; encoded by the coding sequence ATGAAGGTGGGGCTTGTAGTTCAGGCACGCAACGGTTCTACTCGCTTTCCTAAGAAGATGGTCTCAAACCTTAACGGTAAGAAGCTTTTAGAATGGGTACTTCTCAGAGCTGGGAGGGCAAAAGCTCAAGAGAAGGTGGTGGCTACCTCAAACCTTTCACAGGACGATATCATAGAGGAAACAGCCAAAGCCTTAGGCTGGAAGGTTCTAAGAGGGGATCCCTTTGATGTGCTAAGCAGGTACGCAAGAGCGGTTAGAGATTTCGGACTTGATTATGTGATAAGAATAACTGGAGACTGTCCACTTGTAGACCCAAAACTTGTGGATTTTGCCCTTGAAAAGACCTTGCAGGAAGACTCTGACTATACGATGCTTGCGGGGATCATAGACGGTTTTGACGTGGAGGTGATAAGAGGTGAGTGGATATTGAAAGCGGACCTATCAGCCAGACTGCCATCCGAAAGGGAGCATGTTAGTCCCTACATAAGAAAATCCCGAAAGGCTAAAAAGCTCTTCCTGAATTGTCATCAAGAGGACCTTTCTCAGATACACTTGAGCGTGGATTATCCAGAGGACCTTATGATTATAGAAAGACTATTGAGAGAACTCGGAAGGGAGGATTTTACCTATGAGGATGTGGTAAAACTTATAAAGGAAAAACCCCATCTCTTAGAGAGAGATAAAAAGATAGTCCCCAACGAAGGATACCTGAGGTCTATACAAGAGGATAGGGAGTTTGTGAAAGGTCTTAAGGGTAAGTCTCTAAGGTTAGAAGAGAGTTTGAAGCATTTTGAAAAAACTAAAAAACTCATTCCCAACTGCTCACAAACCTTCAGCAAATCTTACCTGCAGTTCTCTGTGGGTGCAAGCCCCCTGTTTGTGGAGGAGGCAAAAGGAGTTTATCTGAAGGATCTGGACGGAAACACTTACATAGACTATACCATGGGACTTGGAGCCTGCATCCTCGGTTATTCCTTTGAACCTGTGGTCAGTCAGGTAAAAAAGCAGCTGGAGAAAGGTATTGTTTATACTCTACCCCACAGACTTGAGGCACAGCTTGCAGAGCTTTTAACTCACATAATACCCTGCGCGCAGATGGTCCGATTTGGTAAAAATGGTTCGGATGTTACCTCTGCAGCGGTCAGAGTTGCCAGGGCATACACAGGCAGAGATATGATAGCGTGCTGTGGATACCATGGGTGGCAGGATTGGTACATAGGCACCACTACAAAGAGTATGGGCGTACCAGAGGCTGTTAAAAAACTCACCTTAACCTTTGAGTACAACAACCCGCAGAGTCTTGAGAGGCTCTTTGAGGAATATCCCCACCAAATAGCCTGCGTCATAATGGAACCTGTGGGCATAGAAGAACCCAAAGATAACTTTTTGCAAAAAGTTAGAGAAATTACCCACAAGCATGGCGCTTTACTGATATTTGATGAGGTAGTCACTGGCTTTAGATTCTCCCTTGGAGGTGCGCAGGATTACTTTGGAGTGGTGCCAGATCTTGCTTGCTTTGGCAAAGCGATGGGCAACGGCATGCCCATATCAGCATTAGTAGGAAGAGAGGATATTATGAAGCTTTTTGAAGATGTCTTCTTCTCCTTCACCTTTGGTGGCGAAACTGCCAGCATAGCAAGCAGCATAGCAGTTATAAATTACATGAGAGAGAATGAAGTAATAGCTTACCTTTGGGAGAAGGGACAAAAGGTGAGGGAAGGCATACTAAAACTTGTAGAGGAAAAGGAACTTGAGGATGTGGTGAAAGTCAAAGGTTATCCTGTCAGATTCGTAGTTGATTTTGCAGGTGAGGATGGCTTAAAACTCAAGACTCTCTTTCAACAGGAATGTGCCAAAAGGGGTGTGCTTTTTAGTGGTTCCCACAACATAAGCTACTCTCACAGAGATGAGCATATAGAAGAAACCCTACGAGTATACGATCAGGTTCTGGACATACTCAAGTATGCCCTTGAGTATGATATGGTGGATGAGCTTCTGGAAGGTGAGGTTATAAAACCAGTTTTTAGAAAGCCGTGA
- the pseG gene encoding UDP-2,4-diacetamido-2,4,6-trideoxy-beta-L-altropyranose hydrolase: MRIKFFTEGGKGIGFGHLMRCLSLCQAFEEVSGECLFVIRGTEEVRTALNRPLKLLDWLEDIELFERELKDAHLIVIDSYLAKPEHYEISCKKAGRNLFIDDFGRMAYPCGYVLNGSVYAKDLNYPQRRDVVYLLGSEYTPLRRAFWEVQQKEIREKVEKVLITFGGDDSKGMTRKVVNALEREFPYLEKLVVVGSSYKNREELYALASEKVKIYENLPAEGMKNLMLKADIAISAGGQTTYELAAVGVPSVLVAVADNQLLNCKSWHKEGFALYAGWWEDENIEEMVLAAVEKLLKHQLRLFSSTVGRRLVDGQGARRVAHKIS; this comes from the coding sequence TTGAGGATTAAGTTCTTCACCGAAGGAGGTAAAGGTATAGGATTTGGTCATTTGATGCGCTGTCTTTCTCTCTGTCAAGCTTTTGAAGAGGTCTCTGGCGAATGCTTATTTGTGATAAGAGGCACAGAGGAAGTAAGGACAGCATTGAATAGACCTCTAAAACTCCTTGACTGGCTTGAAGATATAGAGCTTTTTGAAAGGGAGCTAAAGGATGCACACCTTATAGTGATAGATTCCTATCTTGCAAAGCCTGAGCATTATGAGATATCGTGTAAAAAGGCAGGCAGAAATCTCTTTATTGATGACTTTGGGAGGATGGCGTATCCATGTGGCTATGTGCTAAATGGTAGCGTATACGCAAAGGACCTGAACTATCCCCAGAGGCGAGATGTTGTATATCTCTTAGGAAGTGAGTATACTCCCCTGCGAAGAGCTTTTTGGGAGGTGCAGCAGAAGGAGATAAGGGAAAAGGTAGAGAAGGTTCTCATAACCTTTGGAGGTGATGATTCCAAAGGTATGACAAGAAAGGTGGTTAATGCTCTTGAAAGGGAGTTTCCGTACTTGGAAAAGCTGGTAGTTGTTGGTTCAAGCTATAAAAACAGAGAGGAGTTATACGCATTAGCTTCTGAGAAGGTAAAGATATACGAAAACCTACCTGCGGAAGGTATGAAAAACCTCATGTTGAAGGCAGATATAGCCATAAGCGCAGGAGGACAGACTACTTACGAGCTTGCCGCAGTTGGTGTGCCTTCTGTATTGGTAGCAGTAGCGGATAATCAGCTTTTAAACTGCAAGAGTTGGCATAAGGAAGGCTTTGCTCTCTATGCAGGCTGGTGGGAAGATGAGAACATAGAAGAGATGGTTTTGGCAGCAGTTGAAAAACTTCTTAAGCACCAACTCAGGCTTTTCTCCAGTACAGTTGGGAGAAGACTGGTGGATGGTCAGGGTGCAAGAAGGGTAGCCCATAAAATTAGTTAA
- a CDS encoding DeoR family transcriptional regulator produces the protein MDRKEKIVELINQGYDNVKALSQYFGVSLMTIYRDVRELEKEGKIIRKHGELRLRTQEDLKEEKIDTCAYCTKAVDRRLEFIYHLKNRKVKACCAHCGLLLYKDIKEDEVEACMTWDFITGNPISCYSAWYVIGSSALPCCSPSAIAFASREDAEKFAKGFGGVVTDFEKGVEGIRELMKRGQRVDIKL, from the coding sequence ATGGACAGGAAGGAGAAAATAGTTGAACTTATAAATCAGGGCTATGACAATGTAAAAGCTCTTTCACAATACTTTGGTGTTTCTCTCATGACTATTTACAGGGATGTGAGAGAGCTTGAAAAGGAGGGAAAGATAATAAGGAAGCACGGAGAGCTAAGATTGAGAACCCAAGAGGATTTAAAGGAGGAGAAGATAGATACATGCGCTTACTGTACAAAGGCTGTGGATAGAAGACTTGAATTTATATATCACCTTAAAAACAGAAAGGTAAAAGCATGCTGTGCTCACTGCGGTCTTTTGTTATACAAAGACATAAAGGAAGATGAGGTTGAGGCATGTATGACATGGGACTTTATAACAGGAAATCCCATAAGCTGCTACTCAGCTTGGTATGTAATAGGATCTTCTGCATTGCCCTGCTGTAGCCCCTCAGCCATAGCTTTTGCCAGCAGAGAGGATGCAGAAAAGTTTGCAAAGGGTTTTGGTGGTGTTGTAACGGACTTTGAGAAGGGTGTTGAGGGCATAAGGGAACTTATGAAAAGGGGACAGAGGGTGGATATAAAGCTATGA